CGTTCCACCAGGCCAGGGGGCGGGGCCGTTCGAGCAGCACCCGTGCCAGGCTCACTCCCAGCATCACGAACGCGACCACCCGCAGTACGGCCCAGGGGTGCCAGCCGAGGGTCGCGGCGAGCCAGGGGTGCGAGGCGTGGACGGCAAGCTGACCGACATAGAACGACATGTAACCCGTCAGGTAGGCGCCGAGAATCAGCGCTCCCAGTCCGGCGGTGGCCAGGGCCAGCACGACGAATCCCAGCAGGTGCAGGACGTGCTCGGGAACGAAGAGTTCGGGCAGCGCTTCCTTGCCCATGCCGGTGGCCACGTAAGGGGCCATCTCCGCCCAGTAGGCCTCCCCATGGGGGATCAGCCGGCCGGCCGCCGCCGGATCGCGGATCGTCAGCGCGATCAGCACGGCCGACAGGGTGACGGCCCAGGCCAGCAGGTGGGCGATGACCCGGCCCCGCGGGTCCCGGTGATGGCCGCGGAGGTAGGCGAAGGCCAGGGAGCCGGCGGCCAGGGGGGTCAGCCAGCCGCCGCCCCCGAGCCCGAAGGGGAGCGCGGCGGCGGCCGCCGCCCCCGCCGGCAGCCAGAGGACCGGCCGACCCAGCCAGGTGCCGAGTGTCCCGTTCACCCCAGCACGCGCTCGACGATCAGGCCCAGGCGTTCGCGGGCGGCGGCGGGGATCGAAGCGGGAGCGGTGATGATGGCGCTGTCGAGGGCGTGCCCGCAGCCGCACTGCCGGGGGGCCTGGCCCAGGACGCCGGCCAGAGCCGACAGGGTGCGCTCGGCCAGGGCGGCATTGCGCTGCAGGCGTTCGATCACCACTTCCACCGATACGGGAGCCTCGTCGGTCTTCCAGCAGTCGTAGTCGGTGACCAGGGCCAGGGTGGCGAAACAGAGTTCGGCCTCCCGGGCCAGCCGCGCTTCCTGCAGGTTCGTCATGCCGATCACCTGCGCCCCCCATCCGCGGTAGACCTCCGACTCGGCCCGGGTGGAGAACTGGGGACCTTCCATGCACAGGTAGGTGCCGCCCGGGTGGACCCGGGCTCCCGCCGCGCGTGCCGCCCCGGCCAGGTGCCGGGCCAGGTCGGCGCAGAAGGGGTCGGCCAGGGAGACGTGGGCGACGATCCCCTCGCCGAAGAAGGTGTCGCAACGGTGCCGGGTCCGGTCGATGAACTGGTCGGGAATCACCACGTCGAGGGGATGGATCGCCTCGTGGAGCGATCCCACCGCGGACGCGGCGACCAGCCATTCCACGCCCAGAGACTTCATGGCGTAGATGTTGGCCCGGTAGTTGATCTCCGTCGGCAGCAGTCGATGGCCCCGGCCGTGGCGGGCCAGGAAGGCCACCTCCACTCCCTCGAGACGGCCCACCACGATCGCGTCACTCGGTGAACCGAAGGGGGTTTCCACCTCGATCGTGCGGGCTTCGGTCAGGGCCTTCATGTGGTAGAGGCCGCTTCCGCCCAGGATCCCGAGACGCGCTCCTGTGCCGCTCATGGCTTGCCGGCCCGCTCGGCCCGGGCTTTCTGTTCGAGCCTCTTCTCGCGCAGATCGTGCAGCGCCGCCCGGACGCCTCCGGGAACCTCGATGCGGCGGCCCCCCAGCCCGTCGTAGAAGGGGAAGAGGCCCGGCCGCGCCTGGATCGAGAACCCCGCCGCCACGATGGCTTTCGGCTCGGTGGCGGGGTCCATGGTCTTGACCAGGGTGAAGGGGAAGGCGGATCCCATGGCGGCCCGGCGCAGCGCCGCGCCTTCCTCCTGGTCCTTCCTGGCCACCACGACCGCCATTTCGGGAGAGAAGTGGAACTCGTAGAGCGCCAGGGCGTAGGCCGGAATGAACAGCCCCACCCGG
Above is a window of Acidobacteriota bacterium DNA encoding:
- the mtnP gene encoding S-methyl-5'-thioadenosine phosphorylase; protein product: MSGTGARLGILGGSGLYHMKALTEARTIEVETPFGSPSDAIVVGRLEGVEVAFLARHGRGHRLLPTEINYRANIYAMKSLGVEWLVAASAVGSLHEAIHPLDVVIPDQFIDRTRHRCDTFFGEGIVAHVSLADPFCADLARHLAGAARAAGARVHPGGTYLCMEGPQFSTRAESEVYRGWGAQVIGMTNLQEARLAREAELCFATLALVTDYDCWKTDEAPVSVEVVIERLQRNAALAERTLSALAGVLGQAPRQCGCGHALDSAIITAPASIPAAARERLGLIVERVLG